The following nucleotide sequence is from Achromobacter spanius.
CCGTGCTGGCGGTGGCGCGCCGCCTGGCCGAACAACTGGGCGGCTGGCTCACCGCGCGGCAACTGGCGGTGCGGCGCGTGGTGCTCAGCATGGAACACGAACGCGGCCGCCATGCCCGCCCGCCCACCGAACTGGAACTGGCGCTGGCGCAACCGGTCTGGCAGGCGCCGCAAATCCTGCACCTGCTGCGCGAAAAACTGAACCACGTCACGCTGGAAGCCCCCGTCATCGCCGTGTCCCTATTGGCGCCCGACACCGTTGAGCAACCCGCCGTCAGCACCACGCTGTTTCCCGAACCCGGTGGCACCGCGGCCGACCACGCTCGGCTGCTGGACCTGCTGGTGGCCCGGCTGGGCCGCGATCAGGTGCGCCACGCCCATCCCACGCCCGACCACCGCCCCGAAGCCGCGAATTCCTGGGGCGACGCGTTGACTGCCCCGCGCCCGCCCCAGCCCCTGCCCCCCTTGCTGGACCGCCCCTTCTGGCTGCTGGAAACGCCGCTGGCCCTGAAGCTGTCGGGCCATCGCCCCCAATACGGCGGCCAGCCGCTGCGGTTGGTGCGCGGGCCGGAACGCATCGAAAGCGGTTGGTGGGACCCGGCCCTGACCGTGCGCGACTATTTCGTTGCCGAAGACGCGGCGGCCGCGCGCTACTGGATCTACCGCGAACGCGACGCGGAACACGCGCGCTGGTTCCTGCACGGGCTCTACGCCTGAGGCTGGCCACATGCAAGACGATCCCTACGACGCCCCCGATCCGTCCGAACTTTTGGCAACGCTACCCGGCTACGCCGAGCTGCAATGCCAGTCGAACTTTTCCTTCCTGCAAGGCGCCTCGCACCCGGAAGAGCTGGTCGCGCACGCCGCCGAACTGGGCTACGCCGCGCTGGCGCTGACCGACGAATGCTCGCTGGCCGGCGTGGTGCGCGCCCACATGGAAGCCAAGACCCAGAAGCTACCGCTGATCATCGGCGCCACGTTCCAGTTGCGCGCCGCGCCCGACGCCGCCCCGCTGGGGCTGACCCTGTTGGCGCAAACCCGCGAAGGCTACGGCAACCTGTCCGAACTCATCACGCTGGCCCGCACCCGCGCCCCCAAGGGCGAATACCGCTTGGCCCCCGACGACCTGACCCATCCGCCCCAGGGCTCCGAGCACCTGCGCCAAGTACCGGAATGCCTGGCCATCCTGACCCCCGCCTATGGCACCGACACCGACCGCCTGGCCGAGCAGGCACGCTGGTTGGCGCGTGTATTTCCCAACCGCGCCTGGGTCGGGCTGAACCTGCTGTACCGGTCACGCGACGACCAGCACCGCGCCGCCGTCGAACACGCCGCGCGCCAGGCCGATCTGCCCATCGTGGCGGTGGGCCAGGTGCAGATGCATGTGCGATCGCGCAAGCCCCTGCACGACACGCTGGCCGGCATCCGCACGCGCCAGCCCGTGGCTCAATGCGGCTACGAATTGTCTGAAAACGCCGAACAGCATCTGCGCACCCGCATGCGCCTGGCCAACCTGTATCCGCCCGACGCGCTGGCGCAAACGCTGGTGGTGGCCCGCCGCTGCGCGTTTTCACTGGACGAACTGCGCTACGAATATCCCGACGAGGTCGTGCCGCCCGGCCACACGCCCGCTTCCTATCTGCGTCAGGAAACCCTGGCCGGCGCCGCCCGTCGCTTTCCCGCCGGGGTGCCGGAAAACGTGGCCGGCCAGATCGAAAGAGAGCTCGACCTGATCGGCGAACTGCACTACGAAGCCTATTTTCTGACCGTCTACGACATCGTCCAATACGCGCGCCGCCAGGGCATCCTGTGCCAGGGCCGGGGGTCGGCCGCCAACTCCGCCGTCTGTTATTGCCTGGGCATCACTGCCGTCGATCCGGTCCGAGGCAACAACCTGTTTGAACGTTTCATCAGCAAAGAGCGCAACGAACCACCCGACATAGACGTAGATTTTGAGCACCAGCGCCGCGAAGAAGTCATCCAGTACATCTATGACAAATACGGACGCGACCGCGCCGCCCTGACCGCCGTGGTCATTTCGTACCGGCCACGCAGCGTGCTGCGCGACACCGGCAGCGCGCTGGGTGTGGACCTGGGCGTGATCGACGCCGTGGCGCGCGCGCACCAGTGGTGGGACGGCAAAAAGGAAATGCTGCGCACGCTGGGCGCCTGCGGGCTGGACCCGGAATCCCGCGTGGCGCGGCAATGGGCGTCGCTGGCGCAAACCATGATGGGCTTTCCGCGCCACCTGTCGCAGCACCCGGGCGGGTTCGTGATTTCACGCGGCAAGCTGTCGCGCCTGGTGCCCATTGAAAACGCCGCCATGCGGGACCGCAGCGTCGTGCAATGGGACAAAGACGACCTGGACGCGCTGAAACTACTGAAAGTGGACGTGCTGGCGCTGGGCATGCTGTCGGCCTTGCGCCGCACCCTGGAGCTGGCCGGCCAGCGTCGTGGCAAGCCGCTGGCCTTGCAAGACATACCCGAAGGCGACGAAGCCACCTACGACATGATCTGCGACGCCGACACAGTGGGTGTGTTCCAGATCGAATCGCGCGCGCAGATGACCATGCTGCCCCGCCTGCGGCCGCGCAAATATTACGACCTGGTCGTGCAGGTAGCCATCGTGCG
It contains:
- a CDS encoding error-prone DNA polymerase, producing the protein MQDDPYDAPDPSELLATLPGYAELQCQSNFSFLQGASHPEELVAHAAELGYAALALTDECSLAGVVRAHMEAKTQKLPLIIGATFQLRAAPDAAPLGLTLLAQTREGYGNLSELITLARTRAPKGEYRLAPDDLTHPPQGSEHLRQVPECLAILTPAYGTDTDRLAEQARWLARVFPNRAWVGLNLLYRSRDDQHRAAVEHAARQADLPIVAVGQVQMHVRSRKPLHDTLAGIRTRQPVAQCGYELSENAEQHLRTRMRLANLYPPDALAQTLVVARRCAFSLDELRYEYPDEVVPPGHTPASYLRQETLAGAARRFPAGVPENVAGQIERELDLIGELHYEAYFLTVYDIVQYARRQGILCQGRGSAANSAVCYCLGITAVDPVRGNNLFERFISKERNEPPDIDVDFEHQRREEVIQYIYDKYGRDRAALTAVVISYRPRSVLRDTGSALGVDLGVIDAVARAHQWWDGKKEMLRTLGACGLDPESRVARQWASLAQTMMGFPRHLSQHPGGFVISRGKLSRLVPIENAAMRDRSVVQWDKDDLDALKLLKVDVLALGMLSALRRTLELAGQRRGKPLALQDIPEGDEATYDMICDADTVGVFQIESRAQMTMLPRLRPRKYYDLVVQVAIVRPGPIQGGMVHPYLRRRQGKEDETYPSEKVRGVLSRTMGVPIFQEQVMQIAVVAAGFTPGEADQLRRSMAAWKRKGGVDKFRVKLVGGLLAHGYTLEFAEALFRQVEGFGEYGFPESHAASFALLAYFSSWLKRHEPEAFLAALLNSQPMGFYAPAQLVQDARRHGVCVLPADVTVSCWDSALETLPADHPGAQRRPRPHSPPAEDTRPAVRLGLGLIQGMREDAARRIEEARAKAPFTDTGDLARRATLNRHDLNALAAGDALRTLAGHRRQASWQAAASVQSRDLLRDAAIVETQAPQLSAPSENQTVAADYRSLGLTLHSHPVALLRAQLAARNFQPAEVLNSYPDKRVARACGIVTVRQRPQTSKGVIFVTLEDETGPVNVVVRPELIERQRRELLGAKLLGVYGAWQNVDGVRHLIAQRLVDLSDLLGGLATHSRNFH